The Brassica napus cultivar Da-Ae chromosome C7, Da-Ae, whole genome shotgun sequence genomic interval TTcaattcatttcatttcatatCGGACCAGATGTTGGAGAGTAACACTAACCTGCATTGAAGAACCTTCCTGACCTCTCTTTCCACTTAGCAGATCAAACGCAAGTTGATCCCTCGTCTCACGTTGATCCTTTCATCTCACCACACAAAggcagaaacaaaataaattcaatCAGCAAAAATAGCCAAATAAACATTGATGAACTTGCAACAAACAAAACGAGcttggaaaaaaaattgttccagCTAAACCCAACAGAATCATATGACAGAAacattatcaaaataaattcaCTTGCAACAAACAAATCACAACTTATGAAGCCACAATCAGAGACATGCATCATTGAAGAACATGAAACAGAAGCATTACCTGTACGAATCGCGGAGAGGCATCGACAGAGAGCTCTGTCGCCGTGGAGGAGAGCCACCGACAGATAGCCATATATCGCCGTCGACGACTACCACCGCGAGAAAGAATCGAACCTACAAACCAAACAAACCTGCAGTCGGAACAAGAATAAGTGTAGAATAAAACATGCATGCTTGAAGAACACAACAAACACTTTAAATTTACCTTCAGATTCCAGTTTATCGACCCAGAAAGAGAGTGCCGTCCTTCGCCGACGAGAAGCCCCACGGAGAGGGAGATAATCGACGATTTCCTTCATCGACGTCAGCCACCGAGAGAGAGAGGTCTGGCTTCGTTTCCTCCAGGAGtcacaaagagaaagagagagagaatcgccCTTTCGTCTGCGAGCCACAGAGAGAGACGATCTCGTTTCGTCTGAGTCCCATGGAGACATGGAGTTTCGCCGGCAAGTCGAAGAACCATGGAGGAAGAGAGAATCGCCTTCTCGGAAAGGTAGGTGGAGAGGTttcgagagaaagagagaatgaaCCAAAACAAACCGTAGAcgctctttctctctcttcttcctttgcCTACACGTGTCTCTCAAATACGGTCTCTACCTTACCCCAATTAAGCGACGTCTCCAACGTTTATtgtgtttttgatttaattttaatgcACAATTAAATTAAGAGACCCCCTAAAGACCACCGATAATGGTGCTCTTATCTCTTTATTCATTCACCAAGTTGTTTGGGGAAAAAAATATGCTTTGTTATCGTATAGCAGTGTCCAATTGAAACCGGTTAAATCTTATCTAAATACCAAGaatattgtatataatttgtatagTCGTAAAATAAATGtagcatataatatattttgatacaaACATGGAAAATTAATATGTTCCTCACTTCCTCCTGTTTTTagtacaaatattttatttaaatagtttaaatttatttgacaaaaaatcacacatcatttttttttggtaagaaaaTCACACATCATTGAAAGTACTGATTAGATATTTTTACAACAAATCAAATTTGAACGAAAATGAATATATGCACTATATAATTAGGGTTTTATGATCAGAAGTAGAAGAAAAGGTCAGTAACACACTAAAccaatttttgtgtgtttatgtcTTTATGATCATTCTACAATTCTTTTAAGagtgtttttattatttgattattttgttaTCCTGATTAATGTATCCTGCATACCATTCGATTTATGTCCCTTGTCACAGTACACAACAATCGAAGATACCAAATCTTTCCTTTGAAACCTTTTTGGGCTTGGCCTTCTCAACAACAGGCTTCACCTTCCTAACCACAGTAGTCACTGCCAATTGCTTTTCTCCTAAAAGCCCGCCTGTTTCTATTATTTCTCGTCTAAGCTTCTCAACTGGATCACCAACAGTCACTTTGGTTCCACTACTGTGTTGTAACAACACTTGGATATCTACTCAAATATAGATGTAGTCATATAAATCTTCGTTTTAGAAAGGTTGTTACTTAGATGTCCAGTTATTTGATTAGAGtacaaatttaatgtgtttctttaaaaaacaaaattactttTTTCGCATTTAAACgctttatattttagtttttttttccgtcaactTAAACATACTCAAACAGATTCTGAAAACCATGTCGGGTGCTCCGTATTCATGTGAACAACAAAAAAACGGCTGTCTCTTAGTACAGCGTGTGGGGCTGTCTTCTAGCACTGCGTGCGAGGCTGTCCGGCTTAGTATTTTGCGTCATTGATACATGAATGATCTTTGAGCTTATAAAACTTTCTCTGAGGATCTtgatgtcttccaaataacttgcaaaactGGTCAGTCTTCTGGTTccaaaaccatcttcaccaattgagaacaatctgttgcaaatgtGACGAATGTTTGACGTAAATTCTGCATACACTCCATTGCCCAAACTAAAGCTTCCACATCTGCATGAAGAGAGGAAAGACAAGCACGGACGTTTCGTGCGCCCATCAGTCCATCAAAGCATTTCAAAATACTATATCAACCTTATCTGAATTCACAAGTTCCTTCCATGAGCcatctttatattttagttttacatttaaaatttgatgtttaaaatataattaataaattaaatttaaaaactaaaacataaattaaaatgtaaaaatatgaatagtacattaattttgatattttccaTCGATAAAAATTGaagtaaaatagattttttaaaagtaagcGGGCAAAAGTTTGACTAAGTTAATATTATCTTTTGTTTGTTATATACACTAAAGTTGCAGCAAAcgaaaatagtttaaaatccttcaaatgatcaaatataCTTTGGTCAAAGGCTAAATAATACCAAATTGATCTAGCATATAATTAGTCTTCCCCctaatttattcaaattttttttttaaatgaatataaaattttattcaatcaaAACTTTGTACATCAAGTGCTTCTATTTTGTTTGTAAGAGATTTCTATACTCTAGATTATGTGGAAAGCCTTCTCCTCATGGTGGTGTCTCTCTTGTTGCAAATCAAGTGATCAAGCTCTCCTCAAGATACTTGTGCCCCAGTCCCTTTACTGAGAGTAACTTGAGTCTGATTGTTTTATCTACAAACTTGGTGATGACACTCGCAGTTTGCAGCTGTTCTCCATGTCTACGGGCATTTCGCTCTCTCCACAGCGCATGTACCGTAGCTTGAAAGGTGTAGCCGATAAGGAACTTCTTCGTCGGTGGCAAGCTTGTATTAGAGATGATCTCTACAATGTCGTTCCTAGATGTAGTGAACGCATTTTGGAGAATCCCACCAGCCAGTGCCTTCCGGATTTGCCTTGAGTAGTTACAGCTGAAGAAGAGGTGTTGGCAGGTTTCGTCAGCTGCATCACAGAGCACACAAGTTGTGTTTACTGTAGCTTGCCACCGTTGTATCCTATCGCATGTCTGCAGTCGTTGTCGGAGTGCTACCCATACGAGGAAGGAATATTTCGGCGTGGACTGTGTGAACTAAATCCCCTTACTCCACTCACAGACTGTCTGAGACTATCGCAATTGCAGCCATGTTTTCTTTGCAGAGAACCCGCTTGCATACTTCCCATCTCTCTGCTTCCAAAGAGGAATGTCCTCTTCCCAACTGTCTCCATTTTGCAGCGCTTCTAACACGTTCTCAATCTCATTTAAAAAACTCTCACGGTGTCCTCTTCTCTAGTGATTACTCAGAACATCTGCAAAAACAGCCTTATCAGATATGCCCAAAGCGATGCACCCTCGTTCTCCCATCACATCCTTCAAACAGCCAAGCGTCGACCACAAATCATACCAGAAAGAGGTTTCTCTTCCATTCTTCACTTCTCTTTTGAAAAACTGCTTCGCAAGATCACGTAGCTTCAGTAATTTCTGCCATACCCATGATCCCGAGGTTGTGTTTGTCGCATCCCCGATCCTGAATAGGAtcgttgggacggccatggatcgaggaaacgtactagcCAGTCTTGAGACATGAAGGCAggcgttccatggccaagaaagaaggttaagaactTAAGGagacttagacttaaccttataagagcaaagagacagctaggacgagtaagacagTAGCTGGAAGAAGTATtcgagtagctcgaccagctcaacggagCTAGGTTAAGTTCACTCCAACTCaaccactactaagtcagctccactagctggactactagctcactcagctgatgcagctgggagtcagctcatctcagctagacagactgttcgggtttcgggcCGATGGTCTGAGTCCGGGCCAGTGGTGGGCTGTGAGGTCCAGCCATGAGGCCATGGtttgttgggtctttggacaaagACGTGGGCTAAGTCTAGAGGGCTTGGGgagtgggttgggcttgtgaccgaccccaaacccaatcagaaagggcgatggAGTGCTAGTGGCCGAGAAGGCacaactcttggccgatggtgcccatttgctagcaagtcgtgcatgttcgtggggcaagacttaccccctcgttttctataaatatgggggcccTCCTattgatttcattatccaattccagagtaaaatactcagagaaaaacgtagagagagagagaaaaagagagagagagagttccggccaaggaAAGGCCGAGTTTAGggtggttaggtttccggcgactctgatcgtttgtgaagcaaTCTCTGATCAAGATGGGAGACCAAGATAAGGAGAAGAACGTGGAGAACCCAGAGGTGGTTCagaaggtatgtgatgggccgtggctccatcagaccgaacggacggtccatgcgatcgcaccgcggctctgtcggttcctaagtcccatccggcttcTCTTACTTGTGTTCTATCCGATCTCTTTCTGTTCTTTCTGTTTATACAcaaagggttgtgttggttcagtccaagggacacgtccctagacttGGCCATTCATAACCGAACCGCtagccttgacacgggtcggCTATGCGGATGGTTCGAATCACACCATGGACTGGGCGGTTGGGATAAACGGTTGGACATGTCCCAAAAGGCACGAGttgccaaaggtcacgagttaccaagggttgtgagttaccaaaggtcacgagttaccaaaggttgtgagttgcgaAAGGGTGTAAATAACCAAAGGGTACAAGTTGCCAAgggttacgaacatcaaaaggtacgaggaccaagaggtaccaaggaccggaggggtgcatgttccaaatggtGTCTGTTGAGACAGGTTGTGTCCAATCCTTATGGATCAGTCTATGACTTGCTAAGTCAAGACATGgttcacggtttgtctaagccaggAAAGAGTCGCATGGTCTGATCGGTTGCTAAGCCTACCGGATtgggcttgaggcttactcggccatttggatccaggcccaaggctggatcaggtaaggaagtccgttgggccattgagccggacttcatggaccggtcgcacctagattctatccgatTAGACTGATTGGTCTTTGGGATGATCCGGacctgttcgtgtgttctgcttatctattctggaccgtctatctgattctaagtcaaggggtggttggttgaatgacttaggatacggtagatgGGTTCacatctttttattattatattgtctgaggtttatctatgttctaggaaccaagccaagcattgtagaatcgtccagttctattctcggttatgattaatgcttatctggttgtggtttcaggaaccaaggatggttctggtcaagccaaggagccgtgaaggctcggtcagtgagaggctgtgtaacgtgtggttagatgatgctagggatgaactagtgattgtctatgaaactgttaagaagttgtgtattggatctcatgtttctaagtaatacaatttatacacatttatattccactgtgcaatctgttcgtttgtttatgaacctcatattcgaatatgacttagtaaataaagacttaaaatgaatcaaacaagcaaagaaattaataagtaagcattcgtatccagttgggtcgagagaccaggatcgggtcttacagtgTTCATACTCACTGACCAAAACGATCCCTTTCGAATCAGATAACACTGCACCCACCGAACCCAAAGCGAGTTCCGAGAGGAAAGAATTCTCCATATTAGTTTTAAGGCATGAACTGTGTTTACCTCCTTAAGAGGTCTCATGCCCAGTCCTCCTTATTGCTTTGGCAGACAAACATCCTTCCAGCTAACCTTTGATTTGCTAGTTTCCAAATCTGGCCCTGACCACAGAAACGCTGAGCATAATTTCTCAATGTCGCTTAGACAACTGCTGGGGAGCCTAAAAGCTTGCATCCAAAAGTTGGTGAGACTTGTGATGACTGAGTTGCAAGCAACCTCCGTGTGATAGGAACCTCCCAGTCCAAGACTTCATTTGCTTTCGGACTCTCTCAACCAAAGGTAGGTAGTCGTGGACTGTCATATGCTTTGTCAGGAGAGGAAGCCCCAGATATCTAACTAGTAGCTGTCCAGAGACAAGAGGAAAATCTTTGAGAATGTCCTCTGCTTCATTCGACGTGGTACCAGCTATGTACAGAGTAGACTTCTCAAGACTAATTTTCAACCTTGATGTCACTGCAAACTCTTCAAAAATCCTGAGAACCCCTTCAATGGAGCGCTTTAAACCATCAGTGAACACTATAAGATCATCCGCAAAACACAAGTATGTTAGCAGAATGTTCTGACAACGAGGATGGTAGCCAATTTGCCTCCTCTCAGCTGCTTTGTCTAACATATGAGACAGAACATTCATGcaaataaaaaagagataagGAGAAAGGGCACACCCTTGTCTTAAGCCTCTTGTGCTTTGAAAGAATCCAGCTAACTCCCCGTTGACTTGCACTGAGAAGGAAGTCGTGCAGACACACAACTCAATCCAGTGAATAAACTCCTCCGGTATGTTGAGAGATCTCAACGTGTTTAGGAGAAACTTCCAATGGACAGAGTCAAAAGCTTTGGCGATGTCGATCTTCATTGCGCACTGTGGGGTTATATCTTCCCTATTATGTGATAGTCCTTCACTATCTCTGTTGCCAACAATAGATTCTCCACAAGCAGCCTGTCCTTCACGAACGCTGACTGGTTATGTGAGATGCATTGAGGAAGCGTGGCTTTAAGTCTGTTTGCGATAATCTTGGAGATCACTTTGTATAGGACGTTGCAGCAGGAGATCGGTATGTAGTCTTTCATCTCCACTACAGCTTCTCTTTTAGGTATAAGAGCCAGAATTGTAGAATTCAGATCTTTTGGCAGGAATTCCTTGCTAAAGAAGGATTGCACCGCGACTGTGAAGTCTTTTGCGATAACACTCCATGAAGCTTTAAAGAATTCTGTTGTGAATCCGTCAGGCCCTAGTGATTTTTTGCTCGGCATATGAAAAACCACCTCACGGATTTCGTCTTCTGTCACTGGTTTTGTGAGTAGTAACCTCTCCTGATTACTGCACTTGAAAGGTAGAATCTCCTACAACTCTTCAACTATTTTACTTTGAATGTCTGACGGTTCTGTGGTAAGAAACTCTTTGAAGAACCTTTTAGCCTCAGTTTTAATCTCACCCTGCGAAGAAACCACTCTACCAGTCGAGTATTTTATCTCCCTAATGTCGTTCCTTACTTCTCGGACCTTTGCGGCGTTATGAAAAGCCTTGTATTGTGATCTCCTACTTGTAGCCAGTGAAGCTTTGACCGTAGCTTCAGAACCTTCTCTTCGATGTCTGAAACTTTTTGCCATCTTTCATTTGCTACCATCTCAGCTTGCGCATTTTCATGTGATGGGTTCCTTAGCAACCTTTCCTGTTTGTCGCAAAGATCCAGGTAAGCTTCTTTCACCTTCTTTGTTAGCTCTCCCAACTTTGATTTGCTCAGAGCTCCGATCCTTGGCTTCAGGGCTTTTAAGGATTTTGAGAACCTATAGAGCGCTGAAGTTGAAACAAATAGCGGCTGTGTATCTTTCCAGAAGTATTTAACGGCTTCAAGAAGCTCTGGCATGTCGGCTAGAGCATTTGAAAACTTGAAAGGTTTCCTCTTGCCCACTGCCTCCGGCCTTAGGTGGAATTTTCCTCTGAG includes:
- the LOC111207697 gene encoding uncharacterized protein LOC111207697, which translates into the protein MSPWDSDETRSSLSVARRRKGDSLSLSLCDSWRKRSQTSLSRWLTSMKEIVDYLPLRGASRRRRTALSFWVDKLESEGSILSRGGSRRRRYMAICRWLSSTATELSVDASPRFVQVMLLFHVLQ
- the LOC106362798 gene encoding uncharacterized protein LOC106362798, with the protein product MAVPTILFRIGDATNTTSGSWVWQKLLKLRDLAKQFFKREVKNGRETSFWYDLWSTLGCLKDVMGERGCIALGISDKAVFADVLTDETCQHLFFSCNYSRQIRKALAGGILQNAFTTSRNDIVEIISNTSLPPTKKFLIGYTFQATVHALWRERNARRHGEQLQTASVITKFVDKTIRLKLLSVKGLGHKYLEESLIT